Genomic window (Streptomyces sp. NBC_00078):
GCGCGTCCGCCGCCCCTGGCCGTCCGGGGCGGGAAGTGTCAGCCACCGTTTGCGGGTTTCGGACGCGTCGCGGCACGCCTCGCAGACCGGGAGTCGGAGCTTGTGGGCCACCGCGGGGCCGTGCAGGGGGTTCACGCCGCAGCACAGGTCGTTGTCGTCGCCCGCGAGCGCCTGGCGGGCCGCGCGGGCGAGGACGATGACCGTGACCAGGGTCGCGGGGTCCGTCTGGCCGGACCGCCTCAGGGCGGCGTCGGGGTCGTCGTCGACCAGGAGCAGCGCCGCGTCGAAGCGGTCCTGGACGCGGGAGTCCTCCCTGGCTCCGGCACCGAACTCGGCTGCCAGCGCGCGAAGTTCGACCCGCGCTGTATGCCGCAGATACGCCTCCGACGGCTCCCTCGGCGACACCAAGGGCAGGGACTCCGTCGGCAACGGCTCCGGATCGACGCGCAGCAACACCCTGCGGACGATCCTCAGTACGCCCGCCACCAGCCCGGTCAGCAGCCAAGCCCCGATGGCGCCCATGAACAGGCCGGGCCAGAAGTCGGTGGCGAAGAGCGGGGGCAGGTGGTTCTCGGTGATCGGGTCCGTCACCGGGTGCGGGTCGCCGACGGCGGTCGGCTCGTCCGTGCGCTTGGTCCTGTCGAGGATGGTCATCAGGGTGTCGAGGCGCTGGCCCAAGAGGTGGTCGTCGGCCTGGTCCGCCCTGTCGTCCCCGTACGCGACGGAGTCCGGCAGGTCGAAGAGGACGCTGTAACTGTCCAGCCGCAGGCCGTAGTTGAAGACGTCGATGGAGCCGATCGAGGGATCGGCGACGACGTACACCCCGTCCTTGTTCAGCTTGTTGTGCACCGCGGCGGCGAACGCCTCCGCGTCGTCGGCGGACTCGTCCTCGGCCATCTGCGGCACGAGTGAGACGTACACCGGGCCGCCGCCCTCGGACTTCTCGAACTTCCGGATGCGGGCGTGGAGCCGGCCCAGCCGGGTCGCGTCCAGGACGCGCAGGCTTTCCGGGTCCTCGTACACCGGGTCCTGCGCCAGACCCGCCGCCACCCGGTCGATGCGGGCGTTGAGGTCGCTCGCGCGGGGTGGCGGAGAGGCGCTCGACCTGGTCTGGTCGAAGGTGCGGGTGGCGGTCACGGCGATCGCGACGGCGGCGGCGAGGACGAGCACGGGGGCGAACCAGCGGGCTACGCGGACGCGGGGCGCTGTCGCCTTCCCGGGCATGCCCTCCGCCCCGGCGGCCGCGGCTTCCTTCCGGGCGCCTCCCGGCAGCCGGCGACGCCACCATCGTACGTACCCGAAGAGCAGCAGAATCAGCAGCGGTACGCCGGTGAGCAGGGCGCCCGTGAGGAAGGACTGGTTACGGCGGTCGGTCGGCCCAATGTACATGCGCGCAGGCTCTTTGACGCCGTCGCCGTACTTCTCGCGCGCCGCCTGCGCCCGCGCCGCGGCCTTCGCGCTGCCCTGCGCGACGACCTCGACGAAGCGCTCGAAGCTGCGCAACGGGCCTGCATCGTAAGGGAGTTCGTACGTCACGACGGTGGCGGCGTCGTCGGCGGGCGCGCGCACCCCGTAGGCCGTGGCCTGCGTGACCGACGACTCGTCGATCAGCACGTACAGGCCGTCCTTGCCGAGCCGGTCATGGACGGCGGCGAGCAGGCCCTCACCGCCGGTGGTGGTCCGGCTGGGGAGGACGAGCACGTAGGTCGGGACGCCGGTGCGCTCGGCCAGCCTGGCGAATTCCGGGGCCGTGGACCGGGGTATCTCGCGGGGGAGTTGGTCGCTGACGTAGACCGGGTTCGCGCGGAGGCGGTCGGCGAGGTAGGCGGCCTGGGAGGTCGGGGCCTCGGGGGCCGCCTGGGCCGGGGTGGTGACGGCTGTCAAGAGGGCGGCCAAGGCGCAGAGGGCCAGGAGCGCCCGTGCGGCGTGGGCGCGCAGGGGCTGCAGAGGTCTGCCTGTGCCGTATGCCGTGACTGCGCTCACCGCTGCTTTCCCCCGTGTACCGCCGTGTACTGCTGATCTCTCGCGGCACTCTACTGATTGCTTCGCTGGTGCGAAACGGCGCCCGGCGAGACGGGCAGATCAGCGGATTCCGGACCCTGACGGGGAAATGCGCACCTCTGGTTGCAGGTGTATGGCAGCGGGATCAGGGCGGTCCATGAGGCAGGACGCACCTTGAGGGGCTTATGTACGGCCAATACGGTGCGATGGCTTGACACCCGCCCCAGCAATGGCTATTCGCCCTGATCGGGCGGTATGTCCCGCGCGTCCGGCATGTCGTCGCGCGGGCGGGCACGGGTGAAGTGTCCGAATCTGCAGGGGATTTGCCGGACGTGGCAGACAACATCTTGCGTGCACGGGGAGCGGTTGCGTGAAAATCCAGGAGCGTACGGGGGCGGGCGCGGGACGTCCCGCCGCCTCGGCTCAGCCGGCGGTCGGTGACCGGCTTCCCACTCCCCCTCGCGAGCGCAAACCCGCGCTGGCCGCACTGGCGGTGCTGCTCATCCTGGTCGGCGCGCTCGGCGCGACGATGCTCGTGCTGCAGGCCGGGGATCGGATCGAGGTCGTCAAGGTGACGCAGGAGATACCCGCGGGTGGGTCGGTCACGGGCAGCAACATGACCTCCGTGATGGTCGCCGAGGACAGCAGCATTCACTACGTGCCGTGGGCCCAGCACGAAGCCCTGGAGAAGATGAAGGCGGTCAGCACCATCCCGGCCGGGGTCGTCGCCGTCGGCGAGATGTTCGGCGACGAGGCGGGTGTCGCGGCGGGCAAGGCCACCGTCGGCCTCTCCCTCAAGGCGGGGCAGTACCCGACCGGACTGAAGGCCGGAGACACCGTCGCCGCCTACCGCGTCGGCAGCGACAGCGGGTCCGGCAGCTCCGGCGGCTCCAGTAACTCCGCCTCGACGTCCGGCAGCAGCAACACCCTGATCGTCGGCCAGGCGCGCGTCAGCTACGTACAGACGGGGAAGAGTGACGACCTCGTCAGCAGCTCGAGCTTCCCGTCACACTGACCGTCGACAGCGACAAGGCCGCCGCCCTCGCGCAGGCTGCCTCCAACAGCGCCGTGGCCCTCGTGCTCGTCTCCGGTAACTAGAAGGCGGCTCAAGCACACCATGGCTCTCATCGCCCTCGCCGCCGACAAGGGTTCCCCCGGCGTCACCACCGCGGCCGTCGCCCTCGCGGCGGTCTGGCCGCGTCGCGCCCTGCTCGCCGAGACCGACCCGGCCGGCGGCGATCTCGTCTACCGCAGCACCGCCGCGCACGGCGGGCCGCTCAACCCCAACACCGGCATGCTGTCGATCGCCGCGACTGCCCGGCGCGGGCTGGTCCCCGATCAACTCTGGGACCACGTCCAGCCGTTGAGCGGCGGTCTCGAGGTTCTCGTCGGCCTCGGCATCGCCGAGCACGCCGCGGGTCTCGCCGGGCTGTGGCCCACCCTGGGGCGCGCCTTCGCCTCGCTCGCCGACTCCCCGCACGCGCCCGCCGACGTCATCGCCGACTGCGGACGGATCAGTGGGGACACGCCCGCGGTCGAGCTGTTCCCGCACGCCGCCCTCGTACTGCTCCTCTCCCGTACGGAGCCCGAGGCCATCGCCCGCGTCCGCGACCGCGCCGCCGCCCTGGCCGCCAAGCTGCACGGCGGTCCGCGCGGCGCCGTGAGCCTGGCCACCCCGCTGATCGGTGTCGTCCTCATCGCCGACCCGAGTAACGCCGGCCGGATCGCGGGCCAGGTCAACGACGTGCTCATACACGCCCAGACCGGTGCCCGCGTCGTCGGCACCATCGCCGACGACCCCGCCGGAGCCGACCAGCTGGCCGGCCGCAGGCGCGGTCGCCTCGACAAGTCGCTGCTCATCCGGTCGGCCCGCAAGGTCACCGCGGATCTGTACCAGCAGTACGGCGCCGCATGGTCCGTACCCGCCCACGGTCATGTGGGCGGGCATGCGGGGGCCGCGGGATGACCGCTGTCGACCATCAGCTCGTCAAGCGGTTCAGGCAGGACGCCGGTGACCGCCTCGCCGAGCAGCGCCGCGTCGACCAGGCCGGCGGCGTCACGCCGATGTCCACCGAGGACGAGCGGCACTACGCCCGCGCGGTCATAGCCCAGATCCTCGAGGACTACGCCCGGACGGAGATCAACGCCGGGCGTACGCCGCTGGACGCCGAGACCGAGGAGCAGTACGCGGCCGCCGTGCACGCCGCCCTCTTCGGCGTCGGCCGGCTCCAGCCGCTGCTCGACAACCCCGAGGTCGAGAACATCGACATCAACGGCTCCGACCAGGTGTTCGTCGGGTATGCCGACGGCCGCGAGGTCACGGGTGATCCGGTCGCCGAGACGGACGAGGAACTCATCGAGCTCATCCAGGTGCTCGGCGCCTACTCGGGCCTTTCCTCCCGCCCCTTCGACTCCGCCAACCCGCAACTCGACCTGCGGCTGCCCGACGGTTCGCGTCTGTCGGCCGTCATGGATGTGACGCGGCGCCCGGCGCTCTCCATCCGTCGCGCCCGCATGGGCAAGGTCTTCATCTCCGACCTTGTCGGCAACGGCACCCTGGCCCCCGAGGTCGCGCACTTCCTGGCCTGCGCGGTCCGAGCCCGCAAGAACATCATGATCGCGGGAGCCACCAACGCCGGTAAGACGACGCTCCTCAGGGCCCTCGCGAACGAGATCCCGCCGCACGAGCGCCTCATCACCGTCGAGCGCGCCCTGGAACTCGGCCTGGACACCTTCCCCGACCTGCATCCGAACGTCGTCGCGTTCGAGGAGCGCCTGCCCAACTCCGAGGGCCAGGGCATGATTTCGATGGCCGAACTCGTCCGCCGTTCGCTCCGTATGAACCCCTCCCGCGTCATCGTCGGTGAGGTCCTCGGCGACGAGATCGTGACCATGCTGAACGCGATGTCGCAGGGCAACGACGGCTCGCTCTCCACGATCCGCGCCAACAGCTCCAGCGAAGTCTTCAACCGTATTTCCACCTACGCGTTGCAGGCGTCCGAGCGGCTGCCCATCGAGGCCAGCCAGATGCTCATCGCGGGCGCGGTGAACTTCGTCGTCTTCATCCAGCGGCGCAACAACTACCAGACCGGCGGCCGCCTCCAGCGCATGGTCACCTCCGTACGCGAGGTCAACGGCGTCGACGGCCGCGTGCTGTCGAGCGAGGTCTTCGCCGAGGCTCCGGACGGGCGGATCGTGCCGCATGCGCCCCTCGCGTGCCTGGAGGACCTGATCGCACAGGGCTACCGGCCCACCGGAACGTGGGTTTGACATGACGTACGAGGCTCTCGACTCGCCGCTCGGTTCGATGGGCGGCCTGTTCTCCACGACCGTCCTCTACTCGATCGGCTGCGGTGTCGCCGTCGGCGGCGGACTCGCGCTGTTCGTGATCGCCGTACGCGGACTGCCCGCCAAGCCCGACCACGAGAAGCAGAAGGCGGCCGAGCGGGCGAGCGAGCTGATGCGGTTCGCCGGACAGCGCGGCTCGCTGGCCGCCATCATCGGCCTGGTCGTCCTGCTGCTGACCCGCTGGGCGGTGGCCGGCCTCGCGGCCGGCGTCCTCGTCTTCTTCTGGGACCGCCTCTTCGGCGGAGCCGCGGAGGAAAAGGCCGCCATGCGCCGCGTCGAGGCCCTCGCCTCGTGGACGGAGTCACTGCGCGACACGATCGCAGGCGCGGTGGGCCTGGAGCAGGCCATCCCGGCGTCCGCCCGCGCGGCGGCCCCGGTCCTGCGCCCCCACCTGGACGCGCTCTTCGACCGCCTGCGCTCGCGCACCCCGCTCCCCGACGCGCTCCAGCAGCTCGGCGACGAGATCGACGACGCGTCCGCGGACATCATCATCGCGGCGCTGATCCTCAACTCCCGGCTGCGCGGCCCGGGTCTGCGACAGGTCCTCGGCGCGCTGGCCAAATCGGCGCGTGAGGAAGTGGACATGAGACAGCGCGTGATGGCGCAGCGCGCTTCGACCCGGCGGTCCGTGCAGATCGTCGTCGCCGTCTCGATCGCCTTCGTCCTCGGCCTGTCCGTCTTCAACCGCGACTTCGTGGCCCCGTACGGCACAGCCGTCGGCCAGCTCGTACTCGCCTGCGTCTGCGGTCTGTTCGGGCTCGGCTTCTGGTGGCTGCGCAAGCTGTCGACCATCGAGACGCCGGAACGCTTCCTGGTCCGGGACGAGTCGGCCGTGCAGTTCGTGCGCCCGCGGATGCCCGCCCAGCCGGAAGAGGGGGTACGACGGTGAACCTGACGATGCCGGTCGTCGTCGGCGCGATTCTCGGCCTGGGCGTCTACGCCCTCATACGCGCCCTCATGCCGTCCAAGCGCAGCGCCGTCGCGCAGGTCGCGCGGATCGACGCGATGCGGGCGCGCGGGGCGGCGTACGAGTCGGCGACGCGGACCACGGCCCGCAAGGGCCCCCTCGGCTCGCTCCGGGCCGAAGTCGGCGCGCGCGTCTCCGAGTTCTATCTGCAGCAGGGCTGGGAGCAGCGCTCGCTCCGTGCCGACCTGGCCGTCCTGGACCGCAGCTGGGAGAACTTCCTGGCGACCAAGGTGCTGCTGGGCGTGGCCGGCCTGTTCTTCGGCCCGTTCCTGTTCGCGGTCGTGTGGACCATGGGTTTTGGCAGCAGCCCGATCATTCCCGTCTGGCTGGCACTGGTCTGCGCGGCCCTCTTCTTCTTCCTCCCCGACCTGGAGGTACGGCGGGACGCGGCCGACAAGCGGCGCGACCTGCGGCGTGTGATCGGGGCGTACCTGGACCTGGTGTCGATGAGCCTGGCGGGCGGACGCGGTCTGCCGGAGGCGCTCATGGCCGCCGCCGAAGTCTCGGACGGCTGGGCGACGCTGCGCATCCGCAACGCCCTCGCCGACGCCCGC
Coding sequences:
- a CDS encoding CpaF family protein; translated protein: MTAVDHQLVKRFRQDAGDRLAEQRRVDQAGGVTPMSTEDERHYARAVIAQILEDYARTEINAGRTPLDAETEEQYAAAVHAALFGVGRLQPLLDNPEVENIDINGSDQVFVGYADGREVTGDPVAETDEELIELIQVLGAYSGLSSRPFDSANPQLDLRLPDGSRLSAVMDVTRRPALSIRRARMGKVFISDLVGNGTLAPEVAHFLACAVRARKNIMIAGATNAGKTTLLRALANEIPPHERLITVERALELGLDTFPDLHPNVVAFEERLPNSEGQGMISMAELVRRSLRMNPSRVIVGEVLGDEIVTMLNAMSQGNDGSLSTIRANSSSEVFNRISTYALQASERLPIEASQMLIAGAVNFVVFIQRRNNYQTGGRLQRMVTSVREVNGVDGRVLSSEVFAEAPDGRIVPHAPLACLEDLIAQGYRPTGTWV
- a CDS encoding type II secretion system F family protein, yielding MTYEALDSPLGSMGGLFSTTVLYSIGCGVAVGGGLALFVIAVRGLPAKPDHEKQKAAERASELMRFAGQRGSLAAIIGLVVLLLTRWAVAGLAAGVLVFFWDRLFGGAAEEKAAMRRVEALASWTESLRDTIAGAVGLEQAIPASARAAAPVLRPHLDALFDRLRSRTPLPDALQQLGDEIDDASADIIIAALILNSRLRGPGLRQVLGALAKSAREEVDMRQRVMAQRASTRRSVQIVVAVSIAFVLGLSVFNRDFVAPYGTAVGQLVLACVCGLFGLGFWWLRKLSTIETPERFLVRDESAVQFVRPRMPAQPEEGVRR
- a CDS encoding type II secretion system F family protein, producing the protein MNLTMPVVVGAILGLGVYALIRALMPSKRSAVAQVARIDAMRARGAAYESATRTTARKGPLGSLRAEVGARVSEFYLQQGWEQRSLRADLAVLDRSWENFLATKVLLGVAGLFFGPFLFAVVWTMGFGSSPIIPVWLALVCAALFFFLPDLEVRRDAADKRRDLRRVIGAYLDLVSMSLAGGRGLPEALMAAAEVSDGWATLRIRNALADARITGISQWQALGQLGEEIGVEELKDLSASLALVADDGAKVRESLASRAETMRHRELAEIEGGAGEKSQSMLVAQLLLCAGFLVFLIFPAAMRVFQVA